The following are encoded in a window of Castanea sativa cultivar Marrone di Chiusa Pesio chromosome 9, ASM4071231v1 genomic DNA:
- the LOC142611415 gene encoding multiple C2 domain and transmembrane region protein 14, with protein sequence MAESCGRKLVVEVCNAKNLMPKDGQGTASAYAIVDFDGQRRRTKTKFRDLNPEWDEKLEFLVHDKETMESEMLEINLYNDKKTGKRSNFLGKVKMAGTTFAKSSSEAIVYYPLEKRIVFSQVKGELGLKVYYIDENPDPPAAEEEKKPPAEEEKTKTEEKVEAVPEKEEEKKKEEEEEKPKEEAAAAAKEQEEVPKLEEAPPAEVHSEKKQQQQTNNKENLKSESGDVVVVGGLNEAELLRSLGSGRSRSSSADDLVDRMPLLYVRVVKVKVKSEEPVVPSSSFYAKLVIGTHSIKTKKSQSDKDWDQVFAFDKEGLNSTSLELSVYRAEISDSDSESCCCLGTVSFDLQEVPKRVPPDSPLAPQWYTLDLESENPSSSGSGGNDVMLAVWFGTQTDEAFQEAWQSDSGGLIPETRAKVYLSPKLWYLRLTVIQTQDLQLKQLSEPNSNNNNKVRSPDHYYVVKAQLGAQVFKTCRSRTSGSTANNPTWNEDLVFVAAEPFEPFLVVTVEDVSNGQQSSSVGHAKIQVASIERRIDDHTDPKSRWFNLVGGDDGTSYTGRIHVRVCLEGGYHVLDEAAHVTSDVRASSKQLAKPPIGLLEVGIRGATNLMPVKTKDNGTRGTIDAYVVAKYGPKWVRTRTIMDRFSPRWNEQYTWEVYDPCTVLTIGVFDNGRYISKSEKDVRIGKIRVRLSTLDSNRIYINSYPLTVLLPNGANKMGDIEIAVRFTCPSWLSLIQAYTCPMLPRMHYVRPMGPAQQDILRHTAMKIVTTRLARSEPALGQEVVQFMLDSDTHVWSMRRSKANWFRVVGCLTRAATLARWLDGIRTWVHPPTTMLVHVVLIAIAVCPNLVLPTVFMYAFLIILLRFRYRQRVPLNIDTRLSYVEAVSLDELDEEFDGFPTTRSPEQVRIRYDRLRALAGRAQILLGDVAAQGERLEALFSWKDPRATGIFVVFCLIASLMFYAVPFKAFVLVSGFYYLRHPRFRHDMPSIPVNVFKRLPSLSDQIM encoded by the coding sequence ATGGCTGAAAGCTGTGGCAGAAAGCTGGTGGTGGAAGTTTGCAACGCGAAGAATCTAATGCCGAAAGACGGTCAAGGAACAGCGAGTGCCTACGCCATTGTAGACTTTGATGGGCAGAGGCGAAGAACGAAGACTAAGTTCAGAGATCTGAACCCGGAGTGGGACGAGAAGCTCGAGTTTCTGGTCCATGACAAGGAGACCATGGAGTCGGAGATGTTGGAGATCAATCTCTACAACGACAAGAAGACTGGTAAGAGAAGCAACTTTCTTGGTAAAGTAAAGATGGCTGGAACCACTTTTGCCAAGTCCAGCTCAGAAGCCATTGTGTACTATCCGTTAGAGAAGCGGATCGTGTTTTCGCAGGTTAAAGGAGAGCTTGGGCTTAAAGTCTATTACATTGACGAGAATCCAGATCCACCGGCTGCGGAGGAAGAGAAGAAACCACCCGCAGAAGAGGAAAAGACGAAGACGGAAGAGAAAGTAGAGGCGGTACcggagaaggaggaggagaagaagaaagaagaggaagaagagaaaccaaaagaagaagcagcagctGCAGCTAAAGAACAGGAGGAAGTGCCTAAACTCGAAGAAGCTCCTCCAGCTGAGGTACACTCCgagaagaagcagcagcagcaaactaataacaaagaaaatttaaaatccgAGTCCGGAGATGTTGTTGTCGTTGGGGGCTTAAACGAGGCTGAGCTGCTACGTTCTCTTGGAAGCGGTCGGAGTCGAAGTAGTAGTGCTGACGATCTGGTGGATCGTATGCCTCTTCTATATGTTCGTGTGGTCAAGGTTAAGGTTAAGTCTGAAGAACCTGTTGTGCCTTCCTCCTCCTTTTATGCCAAGCTTGTGATCGGAACACACAgtatcaaaaccaaaaagagtCAGAGTGATAAGGATTGGGATcaagtttttgcttttgataAAGAGGGATTAAATTCCACTTCGTTAGAACTGTCTGTGTACAGGGCTGAAATCTCTGATTCTGACTCTGAGAGCTGTTGTTGTTTGGGAACGGTGTCGTTTGATCTACAAGAAGTCCCAAAGCGAGTTCCACCAGACAGTCCTTTAGCTCCTCAATGGTACACTTTGGATTTGGAATCCGAAAATCCTTCTTCTTCAGGTTCAGGAGGAAATGACGTCATGCTGGCCGTTTGGTTCGGAACTCAAACCGACGAGGCTTTCCAGGAGGCTTGGCAGTCGGATTCGGGTGGGTTGATACCGGAGACCCGAGCTAAGGTCTACTTGTCTCCAAAGCTTTGGTATCTGAGACTAACGGTCATCCAAACCCAAGATTTGCAATTGAAGCAGCTATCCGAACctaatagtaataataacaataaggtTCGGAGTCCAGATCATTATTACGTAGTAAAGGCTCAGTTGGGGGCTCAAGTATTTAAGACGTGCAGGAGCAGGACATCTGGCAGCACAGCAAATAATCCTACGTGGAATGAAGATCTTGTTTTCGTGGCTGCTGAGCCGTTCGAGCCGTTTTTGGTGGTAACAGTCGAGGATGTGAGTAACGGACAACAGTCGTCGTCAGTGGGCCATGCTAAGATACAGGTGGCGAGCATCGAGAGGAGGATAGATGATCATACGGATCCAAAATCAAGATGGTTCAATTTGGTTGGTGGTGATGATGGTACTTCGTACACTGGAAGAATACACGTCCGAGTATGCTTGGAAGGTGGATATCACGTGCTAGATGAGGCTGCGCACGTGACTAGTGATGTTCGTGCTTCCTCCAAGCAGCTAGCCAAACCTCCAATAGGCTTGCTTGAGGTTGGGATTCGTGGCGCCACAAATTTAATGCCTGTCAAAACCAAAGATAACGGTACACGTGGCACCATCGACGCTTACGTGGTCGCCAAGTATGGTCCCAAGTGGGTTCGTACGCGTACGATTATGGATCGCTTTTCTCCGCGGTGGAACGAACAATACACTTGGGAGGTGTATGATCCTTGCACAGTACTTACTATCGGGGTTTTTGATAATGGAAGGTACATATCCAAATCTGAGAAAGACGTACGCATTGGAAAAATACGTGTACGCCTATCCACGCTCGATTCAAATCGGATCTACATAAATTCGTATCCCCTCACAGTGTTGCTGCCCAATGGGGCCAATAAAATGGGAGACATTGAGATAGCCGTTAGATTCACTTGCCCATCTTGGTTGAGCCTAATCCAAGCCTACACGTGTCCAATGCTTCCAAGAATGCATTACGTCCGTCCGATGGGTCCAGCCCAACAAGATATCCTACGCCACACGGCAATGAAAATAGTAACAACTCGTTTAGCAAGGTCCGAACCAGCTTTGGGTCAAGAAGTGGTGCAATTCATGTTGGACTCAGACACGCACGTGTGGAGCATGAGAAGAAGCAAAGCCAATTGGTTCCGAGTGGTGGGTTGCTTAACACGTGCTGCCACGTTGGCACGTTGGCTAGATGGGATTCGCACGTGGGTGCATCCTCCCACAACTATGTTAGTACACGTGGTGCTAATAGCTATTGCTGTGTGTCCCAATCTAGTGCTCCCCACCGTATTCATGTACGCTTTCTTGATCATCCTATTGAGATTTCGATATCGCCAGAGGGTCCCACTCAACATAGACACAAGACTATCCTACGTGGAAGCTGTGAGCCTTGATGAGCTTGATGAAGAATTCGATGGGTTTCCAACCACACGATCACCAGAACAGGTTAGAATCAGGTACGATCGGTTGCGAGCGTTAGCTGGGCGAGCACAAATACTTTTAGGTGACGTGGCAGCACAAGGTGAGAGATTGGAGGCTTTGTTTAGCTGGAAGGACCCACGGGCTACtggaatttttgttgttttttgtttgattgcGTCTTTGATGTTTTATGCTGTGCCGTTTAAGGCATTTGTGTTGGTGTCGGGGTTTTATTATCTGCGCCATCCCAGGTTCCGCCACGACATGCCATCTATTCCAGTCAACGTTTTCAAGCGACTGCCTTCACTTTCCGACCAAATTATGTAG